CCAAAAGATACCTCACCCAGATCTCTTAATTTGCCCTATCGGTTTTGAACCTCATCCTAAGGTTCTAGTAAGTATGGGTGTCCAACCTCTCTATGGAGAACTTGGCTATCTGCTCATTGTACGAGAGAATGAGGTCTTTAGACAATTCCATCTTTGAAAAGGTCTTTTAGTACAGAATGTTAATCGAGCTTCATTGGTCAATCAACACTTTACTCACCCATACCGGATTTTCTCAATAGTAATAACCATAGGATCATCCTGATCGAGATTAAAGGCCTTGTAATCTTCATCTGTAAAGGTGATAGGTGGCATGGTCATCGGTTTGCGATCAACGAGGTGGACGATTTTAAGGGCTCGGATATGTCTCTTTCTTGCTAATGTTGATGATCTATTTCTCACGAATCCTCCTGAGATTGTGTTAATGTGACCTCAGAGTGGGCGGTCTTTACTTCTTCtcctgtttctgctctgatGCCTAGAGGGCTCTATATGGTGCTTGGTTCTTAAAGTATGACGAGAACATCTCTCGAGACTTCGCCTACGAGGCTAGCTCCTCTCCTCCCATTTGGTTTTAACATATTTCCTAAGGTGACATTATCAGATTAGCTCCTTAAATTTGTCTTGAAGGGTAGTGCGCTCTTCAATTGTGTATCCCATATTCTTATGATATAGATCAtggttataattttataaattatttatagtttatatacatattctttcataagataaatttaaataaattgtattaaatcaagagttaatgatattatttttatctgaTGTAGTGATCATCAcatttaaatctaataatttcatatatttgcaATGATAATACAAAATtgttatagtattttttttttcattctaaatttggatgtcaaaaattaaattttctcaaattttgatatagtCTAATATAAATAGAGTTTTCTTAATCTGATGTATTAAATGGCATTTCAAACAATGATTAAGTTGTTTATATTGTTGAACAGATTTATGTTCAAATATCAATCTAAaacatttaacatatttttagaccaaaagtttaaaaaaccaaaatatattattttaaattattggaaTTATTATAATTCGTCTTACTTGtcaaggaaaaatatatataaaagatatttaaagatTTATCTACTTGAATTAAccattatttgattttataatcaattatcactacCTTTTAAATATCTAGATAAAGAATGTTTacagatataaatattttaagttttattggCTGTGTTATTTCAAACTATATTTAAggataaaacatattatttcaaactacattttaattaaaatataattgcggaatatagtttaaatatcataattattggttgtttttattattttcaaaatattaaactatttacATCTATCTAATGCCTTCTTAAGATAGTAGAAAAAGTTCTAGGAAGGTATCTTTGATtctttaaatcatattttatgtttaatgaaTAAATCGAAATGAAGATAATTTagaaaagttaatataatttaatttagggtggagataaaaaaaataataacaaatagaaAGGAAGATAATCTAAAATGATGGAGGAAAAAATTATCCACATAAATAATGTGGAAAATAcagattgaaatttattaagaaaatattagaaaacctaactaatacagtcgagagactaagttttatttatttttttaatttctgtgTTCTAActtataatataagaataaatgtttttcaatttttactaatggggtttatgaaaatttaaatgttttttcttttattaagaaacaaccgaataaaaaattgtcttaGTTCAAATACTGTCTTTGATACAATTATTCTAGAATACATGAGATAAAGAATTAATTgtactttttttcattatttcagTTGGAAAAAACTGTAATTTGGGTCATTAAAATCTGCATTTCTTAAATTTAGTttctgtaaatattttaattaatgaaatttggTTAAATACTTTATAGTTATACTTTTAGTATTGTAATGTCGTTTCATCGCACCACATTACATTACGATTcgttaaaactataaatttgaCTTCACCATTTGTACTTCATTTTTTCTACTTATGGATATAGTTAGCTAATAAGAATGATATtgtcaaaaaggaaaaatctaATAACCATGACATCTTCAATGTTACTAGCATCCTATAACGTGACAATCCATTTCGTGAAATGGCATGTTATTTGAATCCATTGTCCTGTcgataaaatgtttaaaattattttttaaagaccGGAAACAAGGACATTTTGGGTGCAAACATGAATATTTTAGGTTGGATTGAGAATGggttatttataattataagaaccaccatcaaataatatatctaaaagtCGATTTGATTCCAAAGATAGACACATGCTAACAAGGCAAATCAAGAAACTGCCATGCCATGGCAAAGTCAGAAAGGACTGACTAACAAAAAGCTACAGAGGGAAAATCATTTATGGGTTAAATCAAAATACAAACTGAAGAAATCATCTGTCTTCAATTTCTTCATGACACTTCACTCCCCTCGTTAGCCTGGCATGGAGCAGGTACCATTTTACGTTTCTTGACTATTAACCGTCCTTCTATTGTCCCCTTGACGAACGTACAAGGATAGGGGAACCAGTTCAAGCAACATTACTTTCATCAGCCTCTACTTTGTTGTTTCAGCTATTCATCTTCAAATTACCCGAATCACCAACTTCAAAGAGATTAGAAGGCAAGGCAGCAGGATCAAATTCAAAAGATCCTCTTGGAACACCCTCCCTCTCATTACCAGACATCTTATAAGAAGGAATTTGATGCGAGAACCTATAAAGCTCGTGAGGCCGGACATAAAAATTGACCGCTCCATTCTCCGACGTTTGCTGAAAGAGGCTAACAAATCCTTTCACTTTGCCCAGATAGGCAACAGCGATGACCACGTTATCAGAGAAATCTGATAAGATCTCCACGTAGTCATAGTCATACGCTAAATGTTTATTTGGATCAGAACTCCATTTTATATCCCAATCTCTGAAAATTGCCCATGTTTCTCCTTTACGGGGATATACCAGATAAGAACCTTTGCCAGTTTCTTTTACACACCGCACCTGATGAGAGAACATAGTACGATCTGTAGTTTTCTGAGAACTGCCAAGTCTGAACCTACCGCAGGCAATAGGCAAATCTGCATCCTGCCAATCAAGGTCTTCTTTGTAATGTGGATCAGCCTCCAACCAAGTAATCTGCAACATGAAAGGGGAAAACACTTTCTTGACTATAGCATAAAATCTTGGCATCGCATCACCGCTATCATCATACACTGCCCATATTTGATTAACAGCAAAGCGATCCGCCTCCTTGTCCATTTCGAAATCATTGAATTCTGCGTCAAAACAAGAAAGGATGTCTGGACTAGAAGGAATATTTGAATCCGGTGAAGAGCAGTTATGCTCTTTTGACTCGGATACATTCTCCGTGTTCTGATCAGCCACACCAGCAGTTGAAGTAGCTGGATTGTTGCTGTTGGACGCTCCATTACTTGACGGAACAGTCTTATTCTCAACGTCATCGGTTTTAAGTGGTTCATTTTGTCGTGGCGATTTGGAAGGAAATTCAAGATCTTCATCTTCAGAGGTTTCCGTATATGAAACACGTTGTTTTTTCCTTGAAGATCTCCTTGCACCAGCTCTTGAATGATCAATATCATTTTCTCGAACATTAGCATCTCTCATCTCACCACTGTTTCTATCTTTGAAGCTTTTTCCTGAATCTGGTGCTGACTGTCTTACCCTCTTACTTCCAACATTTTTAGAGCATTGTGACTCCATGACTTTGGATGCAGGAACAGAGCCATCTTTACTCTTTTCACAATGAGCACCAACTCCAGCAGCACATTTTTTCATAGATGTAGTATCTGACCGCACAAACCTGGCAGTACGTTCTCTACCAAAGGGTTTCTGAACATGGCTTTCTGAATCTGGTTTTGGGGGACCAGGAACTGGAGCCTCTTTCGGGATATTTACTGAAGTAAACTTTGGCTGTGGCGGTGGAGCaccaaaactaaaaacattacCTTTATATGATTTAAAGCACTGCATACATAATAAGTTCGTATACGCATATCGTATTAAGTACTCGAACTGAAAACCACAATGTGGGCAAGTTGTCCAGAATGTCGTCGGCCCAGCTTGGTTGTTGGAATCAGCGGAGTTAGGATAAGAATTCTTTTGATAATTTGTTGCATGTTCATCACGCTTTGCAGTGAACACATTCCCATGTGAATTACGTTGTGATTCAGAACTTCTCTGGCATTTTTCTGCACCACGTTTTGCAGTGGATTTCTTCGCAGCACCTCTCACAGAGATTCCGAACCGGCTGTCATACAAAGAACGTTTTTCTTGGTCACTCAAGACCCCATTGGCTTGCCCAATCAACTTGAAAGCAGCTTCTGCACCAGCATACTTGTTCTTGTCAGGATGAAGTAGCAGTGCGAGCCTCCTGTACTGTTTCTTTATGATTGCTTCATCAGCAAATCTTTCGATCTGAAGTATCGCATACCAGTCCATTTCAGTGGCAGAGACCTTTTTATTTGCAGCATTGTGAACCTCACAGATGGTAAGAATCTGAGTAATGTTTTCAACATCAGCATACAGCTTTTTAGCCTTGGTAGCCAATCTGAGTGCCTCCACAAATTCACCACTTTGCATTCTAGCTTCGGCCATTTGCCTAGCCCTCACCGCCTCATCCTTGTTGCACTCCATGGAGGAATTCAAATCAAAATCCAACCACCGTTATTTCTCTAAACCTCGCTCTAAATCGTAGAAAGGGCAATTTCTGTAATTATACCTATTCCCAATACACAAGCAGCACAATATTCTGACATGACCAACACAAAATAAACCTAACGCGATGAAATAAAACCTAACTACGAGCATCTTATTCAGTGCTTAAGCAAAACATAGTATATGCACGAATCACGCACGCGCTCACGAAGCATTTAAATCACGCATTCGACAATTAAAAGTTAAGACAAAAGGTACCAACCTGGTTTTTGGAACAGTAAAGAAACACGAATCAAACGCGAAGAAACACTGAACATAACAAAGCTTGATTGTGAAAGTTGTTGGTTGGAAGAGAaagcaaaaccctaaaatctCGCATGAGGAGAAGCACTTGGAAAGCGGGAGAGAGATAAAAACAAAGCCTAAGAGCGCCTGAAAGCGGGAGCCAAGctccaactaaaaaaatttaaaagccAAAGGAGGGAAGGCAAAAATGCTAAATGAGTGGGAGGGAACATGGGATTTTCGTGTGtttaaattcattattacatcaattattttattttttataataaatataagggTAATTTCGTAATCaaatacttaatttatttattatttatgaaattatgaattttatttttactttatacaatattttcttaaaataaaaaagcgctttttctttactttctaCCCTATTCTATTTTACtagctttattttattatgtatgtaCTTTAATAAATCACTTAATTCAACCCTGTTAACTTTTCTGTAAAACAACATACGTTATGTTTAATAATCAACATCATCTCAAATCAATATGATTGAAAGTActattcttaataatatttgtaaattagttaagtttacatttaaatttaaataaaattgtcgAAAAcaatatatagagagagattatttttatcaaaataagattaattaatttagatataaGAAAATAAGCTTTTATCGAGAACAGAGAGCATCagttcatttaattaaataataaataaacctataataataataatggcaatatttaaaaaataaattaattgttatattgTACAActattgctttaattttttattcttaaagaaTATCCTTCACTGGTATTTCCtttaactcaaataaaaaaaaaattgtcaatgaactaaaatgtaaatataagtagatttcaactttcaaaactctatctaataatattctttttcaaaaatatgtttgtataaatacaaatatcattTCTCATAAAAGTGATtcaagataattttaaaatgtagtacatttatttattttataaataaatttctaaaattaactaataCATCTAATTAATGTGAAATGGTGTGATTTGgttaaatagattttataaatGAGTAATTAATTCGAGATATACgcaatatattaagaaaatgtatacaatatattaagaaaataaatatttattttaattgtattgtgttatattatatttctttcaaaattctaacactattatatgtttattttaaatttattctcatTGAATTTTGATTACGAGGCTTTGAAGAATTGAATTATTGTTTCTTAATAAGAGAGTTTCGTATTTCTAAGAAAACTTAAAGAGATTTTTAAGAATTGAGTTATTATTTCTTGATAAGAGAGTTTTGTATTTCTAAGAAAACTCAaagtcaaatttattttcaaaagacttTTTCATATTAGTGTGATTAAGAGTTTAAAGGATTtgtataaagtataaaatagtaaatgagAGATATTGAGTGTGAGAATTGAGTATGTACTGATTGATATGTTATATTTATAGGCTTCTTAATCCCATGGATGAGGAGATATAGATATATTAgacaatttttgttatttgagatataatacttcttttaaaactttaaagtaGAATATAGGAATATTGTatgttgattttaaatttgttcTTATTGAATTTGGTCAATATGTCTTTGAGATGCATTAAGAGACTTTCGATAAGAGTTGTTGTTTCTTGATgtgaaagttttaaaatttcatgaaaaacTAAAGTGAGATTCACTTGCAAAAGATTTTTTGAAACTAGAGTCATTAAGAGTTTAAAAGatttatgtatattaaatgAGAGATATTGAGTGTTAATGTTAAGTGTATGGTATTTATAAGTTTCTTAATCACATCCATAAAGAGATATAGATATACTAAAGAAACTTTATTTCTTTGGATCTTTGtgaatataatcaattattatatcataaactATTATTTGTAGGTTAAAGttattagataattaattattatatcataaaatattatttataaatatcttgGAGATATAATAGAATATgataatcatttattttttaacatcttatagatatttcataatatctcataatatattgaagatatttcataataaattggAGATTTTTCATGATATATTAGAGGGTGTTACGTAAACCTCTGAAGTTTGGAAGTAGGTGAACTAAATTGATAGATGAACGAGTTTTAATGAGTGACATGCAAATGTGTGTCAATTGAAGCTCATATGTCATGTTTAAACAATTCTCAGCTAATCTTTATATGTGTTTCTATTTGAACTCGTGTGTTaggttaaatactttttaaaatagttcTTAGACTATTTTTTATCTAAGCTTATGTGTTATggttaaacattttttaagtaGTTCTTGGATACTTATATGGCGTTTTTAAGTAGTtctcaaatatatttcaatttaagttATTATAGCACTTTTAGACGTTTTTATGTAATtctcaaatatatttcaatCCAAACTTATGCGTTATGGTTAAACATTTTTTAGTAGTCCTTGGACATGTTTCCATCCAAGCTTAATTGTAGCTTATGGATGTAAATTGCTTATTAGTTTTGTAACATAAGGATATTTAAGATCTCAGTTTAGTAAAATGACATACTTGAAGGAATTTGTCTTAAAATCTTGTTTGGCAATCCAACTTAGGAAAACAGATTCGAACCaaggaaaaaaaagtacaaatctatatgataattaattatcaattatgtTTGCGATGGTGTTTATGATTTCTCATGCATCATTAGGATTTTGTTATTGCCCTCATGTTCCTACTCGGGGTGCAGACAAACCCGTCTCGTTGTCCTCACCCTCTACCCTAGAAACAATTGCAAAAACCTTAGCCACATCCTTATTTCACCTAGTCTTTGGCAATAACAATTGGTGCAACCAAGGGAACCTACATGCCTTCTCTTTGAATACATAAGAGAGTTTGATTTGTTAGAGATGTTCCATTTACTATTCAAATGAAATGGGTTGCATGGTTCACATACTatcatatttcattaattgtgcCACGGTTGATGGTTTCTTATGATTATTTTGTGGAGGCAGGATAAAATTTTACTTGCCCTAAGTGGACAACAAATGTTCTTATCGAATTTGGTTAAGGTGGATTATGAGTCTTTTAAGAGTCGAGTTGTTGCCTCTTAATGAGAAAGTTCTGAGCTTGGAAgagaaatatatgaaaaatctGTTTGCAAAAGACTTTCTTATGCTAAGtcaataaaagtttaaaatatttgtataacatATAAAGTAgtgaatgaaatatattaaatatgagaTTTAAGTATAATAATTGATTGAGTATTCCCTATAGTAAGATGTTGTATTTATACACTttttaaattcatgaaaaaacaaaatatagatatattaaacaaattttgttacttAATTACACgataaaactcaataaatgataaaagttcATTCATCCATCTATTTAGTTCACtcaataaatgataaaagttcATTCATCCATCTATTTAGTTCgtcctatttttatttataaatttgaaactgGAGGACTTATGTACTATCttcaaaagtattttaaaataattgattattagaTCATATTATatctctaaaatatttaaaaaaaatcttattatacaataattttgaaataatatcttataatataattataaattatataaaatataaataatatcttacagtataataattaattatttttataaaaatcttaaattacaaaatatgtttaatatttttacatttatttatcataaGCCCAAAAAAGCCTGTTAATACATTATTCTCACTTAACTTTGTACTCAATATTTACTCATTCAcagttttatactttatttaatatCTCTCCTTCACACggttttatactttattaagATTTCTTACTAGCTTAAACGTTAAAAGAGTTTCTTTTTACaggtatattatatttatgtttctttttgaAATTGGTCCTCTCTTACCAAAAAACATTTAAGAGATCACATAATTCAACTTAGTCATAATtagtaaaaacaaaatcttataaaattatttataaaaatgtgactatacaaatatatattatcatgttTATCAAAACagtattgttaatattttaagaaacttATATGAAAAGTGacaatgttatattttataggaacaaaaat
This genomic interval from Vigna radiata var. radiata cultivar VC1973A chromosome 8, Vradiata_ver6, whole genome shotgun sequence contains the following:
- the LOC106769783 gene encoding uncharacterized protein LOC106769783, which translates into the protein MECNKDEAVRARQMAEARMQSGEFVEALRLATKAKKLYADVENITQILTICEVHNAANKKVSATEMDWYAILQIERFADEAIIKKQYRRLALLLHPDKNKYAGAEAAFKLIGQANGVLSDQEKRSLYDSRFGISVRGAAKKSTAKRGAEKCQRSSESQRNSHGNVFTAKRDEHATNYQKNSYPNSADSNNQAGPTTFWTTCPHCGFQFEYLIRYAYTNLLCMQCFKSYKGNVFSFGAPPPQPKFTSVNIPKEAPVPGPPKPDSESHVQKPFGRERTARFVRSDTTSMKKCAAGVGAHCEKSKDGSVPASKVMESQCSKNVGSKRVRQSAPDSGKSFKDRNSGEMRDANVRENDIDHSRAGARRSSRKKQRVSYTETSEDEDLEFPSKSPRQNEPLKTDDVENKTVPSSNGASNSNNPATSTAGVADQNTENVSESKEHNCSSPDSNIPSSPDILSCFDAEFNDFEMDKEADRFAVNQIWAVYDDSGDAMPRFYAIVKKVFSPFMLQITWLEADPHYKEDLDWQDADLPIACGRFRLGSSQKTTDRTMFSHQVRCVKETGKGSYLVYPRKGETWAIFRDWDIKWSSDPNKHLAYDYDYVEILSDFSDNVVIAVAYLGKVKGFVSLFQQTSENGAVNFYVRPHELYRFSHQIPSYKMSGNEREGVPRGSFEFDPAALPSNLFEVGDSGNLKMNS